From Pediococcus inopinatus, one genomic window encodes:
- a CDS encoding IS3 family transposase, whose translation MCRILGVSRAQYYRYRSPKPSKRRAEDADLKQRILRIFAEFKQRYGVMKIHHELNLELQPLQLRCSPRRISRLMKELDIHSVTVNKWKAASASKTKVEQRPNLLKQDFSTTGLNQKWTADMTYIQTKRNGWCYLSTIMDLHSRRIIGYSFSKKMATDLVLKGSSSTVVGESIFRVLITS comes from the coding sequence ATGTGCCGAATCCTCGGTGTTTCCAGAGCTCAGTATTATCGTTATCGATCCCCCAAACCTTCAAAACGCCGGGCCGAAGATGCGGACTTGAAACAACGGATTCTGCGGATCTTTGCGGAATTTAAGCAGCGATACGGTGTTATGAAGATCCACCATGAATTGAATCTGGAACTTCAACCACTGCAGCTTCGGTGCAGTCCACGACGGATTTCCCGGCTCATGAAGGAACTGGATATCCACTCCGTTACCGTCAATAAGTGGAAAGCGGCTTCGGCTTCCAAAACCAAGGTTGAACAGCGTCCCAACTTGCTTAAGCAGGATTTCTCGACCACTGGTTTAAATCAAAAATGGACCGCTGATATGACCTATATTCAAACGAAGCGTAATGGCTGGTGTTACTTATCAACCATCATGGACCTGCACTCACGACGGATTATCGGCTATTCGTTCTCAAAAAAGATGGCTACTGATTTAGTCTTAAAGGGCTCTTCGTCAACTGTTGTTGGTGAATCCATATTTCGAGTTCTAATCACTTCGTGA
- a CDS encoding ISL3 family transposase — protein MCHDTTKLLLGIADENLKITDGETGEDGVIRLTGHLDYTPKACPKCGIINDQKIINYGWRNTTIRFSKVLSNTVILALKRRYFHCKECHGNFLAQTVAVPKHCTISNTSRKECLEKLGEPVSLKHIANEVSASDSFVGRQLMRAERDFQTNWHYLPEIILMDEVKSTKSATGAMSFEFMNGETHELIDLLPYRTINKLEKYFYRFDQAARENVKIIVTDMNYTYPKLVQTVFPNAMVVMDKFHIINALNRAFNKTRIKVMKKFTPSSREFHALKRYWKLLLVPTEQLNFEQFKKWTNFPYWIAATDVVHQLLSLDSELEQTYQVLNSVRSAVQHQDWHNYNAAFWNNKTYSEEMKNTIKTLESHHDEIRNTFTTHYSNGPLEGSNNKIKAIKRASFGYRSFWRFRTRVLYVFKIKTKRALITK, from the coding sequence ATGTGTCATGATACTACAAAATTATTATTAGGAATAGCTGACGAGAACCTAAAAATTACTGACGGTGAAACTGGAGAAGACGGGGTTATTCGCTTAACTGGCCACTTGGATTACACGCCGAAGGCTTGTCCCAAGTGCGGGATTATCAATGATCAAAAGATTATTAACTACGGCTGGCGCAATACCACTATCAGATTCTCGAAGGTTCTGAGCAACACCGTCATCTTAGCCTTAAAGCGCCGCTATTTCCACTGTAAAGAATGTCACGGCAACTTTCTTGCACAAACAGTGGCAGTTCCGAAACACTGTACAATTTCAAACACCAGCCGCAAAGAATGCCTAGAGAAGCTCGGTGAACCGGTCTCTTTGAAGCACATTGCCAATGAAGTATCGGCATCAGATTCATTTGTGGGCCGCCAGTTAATGCGCGCTGAACGAGACTTTCAAACCAATTGGCACTATTTACCAGAGATCATCTTAATGGATGAGGTGAAGAGTACCAAGAGCGCTACTGGTGCCATGAGCTTTGAGTTCATGAATGGCGAAACCCATGAATTAATCGACTTACTCCCTTATCGAACCATCAATAAACTAGAGAAGTATTTTTACCGCTTCGATCAAGCTGCCCGAGAAAACGTCAAAATTATTGTGACTGATATGAATTATACCTACCCCAAGCTTGTGCAGACCGTGTTCCCCAATGCCATGGTGGTCATGGACAAGTTTCATATTATCAACGCCCTAAATCGGGCGTTTAACAAAACCAGAATCAAGGTGATGAAGAAGTTTACCCCGTCTTCTCGCGAATTTCACGCCCTTAAGCGCTACTGGAAGCTGTTGTTAGTACCAACTGAACAGCTTAACTTTGAACAATTCAAAAAGTGGACTAATTTTCCTTACTGGATAGCTGCCACCGACGTTGTCCATCAGCTGTTATCGTTGGATTCAGAACTAGAACAAACTTATCAAGTCTTAAACAGCGTCCGGTCAGCTGTCCAACATCAAGATTGGCATAACTACAATGCGGCATTTTGGAATAACAAAACGTATTCTGAAGAAATGAAGAACACGATTAAAACACTTGAAAGCCATCATGATGAGATTCGTAACACCTTTACCACACACTATTCAAATGGTCCTTTGGAAGGTTCTAATAATAAAATCAAGGCGATCAAACGAGCCAGTTTTGGCTATCGCAGCTTCTGGAGGTTTAGAACTCGAGTACTATACGTTTTCAAAATCAAAACAAAAAGAGCCCTAATCACGAAGTGA
- a CDS encoding IS3 family transposase: protein MPTRYDKEFKQNIINLYKQGESAAQLAREYGIGYSTVHKWIQGQAKTQSGKSPDEIKAMEKRLASLSEENEILKKALGFLAQK from the coding sequence ATGCCAACTCGTTACGACAAAGAATTCAAACAAAACATTATCAACCTATATAAGCAAGGCGAATCAGCTGCCCAACTGGCCAGAGAATATGGCATTGGCTATTCAACCGTTCATAAGTGGATCCAGGGCCAGGCCAAAACTCAATCCGGTAAATCGCCAGACGAAATCAAAGCGATGGAAAAGCGACTGGCTTCGCTGTCTGAGGAGAACGAAATCCTAAAAAAAGCCCTGGGCTTCCTTGCGCAGAAGTAA